A stretch of Henckelia pumila isolate YLH828 chromosome 4, ASM3356847v2, whole genome shotgun sequence DNA encodes these proteins:
- the LOC140861522 gene encoding uncharacterized protein has protein sequence MTEKSETHSEANEDDSRPTREISSFRGTFRFGKRGKLSLRFIGPHEIIEKIGHLAYRLALPPYLSGKHDVFHVSMLRKYQPDVSNILQPDKAELDETLSYFEQPIQILDQKVKQLRNNSMQLVKVQWSRHGIEEATWETEEDMRQRFPELFH, from the exons ATGACCGAGAAAAGTGAAACTCATTCAGAAGCGAATGAAGACGACTCAAGACCGACAAGAGAG atttcttctttcagaGGCACtttcagatttggcaagagggGAAAGTTGTCTCTAAGATTTATAGGTCCTCATGAAATCATTGAGAAGATAGGgcatcttgcttatcgacttgcATTGCCTCCATATTTATCTGGAaaacatgatgtctttcatgtatctatGCTGAGGAAATACCAACCTGATGTATCTAATATTCTCCAGCCTGACAAAGcagaacttgacgagactctgagttattttgagcagcctattcaaATTCTTGATCAAAAAGtaaagcaactcagaaacaaTTCCATGCagttagtcaaagttcagtggagtcgacatgggaTCGAAGAGGCAACGTGGGAGACAGAAGAAGATATGAGACAAAGATTTCCTGagttatttcactga